In Buchnera aphidicola (Sipha maydis), the following proteins share a genomic window:
- the aroC gene encoding chorismate synthase, translating to MSGNSIGKIFIVTTFGESHGKSIGCIIDGMPPGMNILQSDIQKELDRRRPGKNKYTTQRREKDTVKILSGVFKNKTTGTSIGLIIKNTDHRSQDYKNIKDSFRPGHADYTYQKKYGIRDYRGGGRASARETAMRVAAGAIAKKYLKENYKIIIQGYLSQIGNIKIPLISLKEIEKNDFFCPDKNKIQKIDSLIRKIKKNGDSIGAEITTIIKNVPCGLGEPVFDKLDAEIAYAIMSINAVKGVEIGDGFSVIQKRGSQHRDEMNSTGYLSNRDGGIIGGISNGQDIIVKSAFKPTSSIRIPAQGIDINNKPINIITKGRHDPCVGIRAVPITESMIAIVIMDHILRFKAQCLKK from the coding sequence ATGTCAGGAAATTCAATTGGAAAAATATTTATAGTAACTACTTTTGGTGAATCCCATGGAAAATCAATAGGATGTATTATTGATGGAATGCCTCCAGGAATGAACATTCTTCAATCAGATATTCAAAAAGAATTAGATAGACGACGACCAGGAAAAAATAAATATACTACTCAAAGAAGAGAAAAAGACACTGTTAAAATATTATCAGGAGTTTTTAAAAATAAAACCACTGGCACAAGTATTGGATTAATTATTAAAAATACAGATCATCGATCACAAGATTATAAAAATATTAAAGATTCTTTTCGACCAGGTCATGCTGATTATACTTATCAAAAAAAATATGGAATCAGAGATTATAGGGGAGGAGGAAGAGCATCTGCGCGAGAAACAGCTATGCGGGTAGCAGCAGGAGCGATTGCAAAAAAATATTTAAAAGAAAACTACAAAATTATTATTCAAGGATATTTATCACAAATTGGTAATATAAAAATTCCTTTAATTTCTTTAAAAGAAATAGAAAAAAATGATTTTTTTTGTCCAGACAAAAATAAAATACAAAAAATAGATTCTTTAATCAGAAAAATTAAAAAAAATGGAGATTCTATAGGAGCAGAAATCACTACAATAATAAAAAATGTTCCTTGTGGTTTAGGAGAACCAGTTTTTGATAAACTAGATGCAGAAATCGCATATGCAATAATGAGTATTAATGCAGTAAAAGGAGTAGAAATAGGAGATGGATTTTCTGTTATACAAAAACGTGGAAGTCAACATAGAGATGAAATGAACTCTACAGGATATTTAAGTAACCGGGATGGTGGAATAATAGGAGGTATTAGCAACGGACAAGATATCATTGTTAAAAGTGCGTTTAAACCTACTTCGAGTATACGTATACCAGCACAAGGAATCGATATAAATAATAAACCTATAAATATTATTACAAAAGGAAGACATGATCCATGCGTAGGAATACGAGCTGTTCCTATTACAGAATCCATGATTGCTATTGTAATTATGGATCATATACTACGATTTAAAGCTCAATGTTTAAAAAAATAA
- the smrB gene encoding endonuclease SmrB — protein MSKKNFLSSKDKFIFRKLIRGTKEITQDTIYYSNNNLCFLSCKMKEHNEHLHRDYFSHTHSRNKLHNNPLYYIRYDCSANRLKKLKKGHYIPEIFLDLHGLNKFQAKVELGKLMYFCVKKKIKCVNVMHGYGKNILKEKIPLWLSRHPNVIALHQSPKIFGNDAAVLVLIDFS, from the coding sequence ATGAGTAAAAAAAACTTTTTAAGTTCTAAAGATAAATTTATTTTTAGAAAATTAATTCGTGGAACCAAAGAAATAACACAAGATACTATTTATTATTCTAATAATAATTTATGTTTTTTATCATGTAAAATGAAAGAACATAATGAACACTTACATCGTGATTATTTTTCTCATACTCACTCTCGCAATAAATTACACAACAATCCTTTATATTATATAAGATATGATTGTAGTGCAAATAGATTAAAAAAATTAAAAAAGGGTCATTATATTCCAGAAATTTTCTTAGATTTACATGGATTGAATAAGTTTCAAGCTAAAGTAGAATTAGGAAAACTCATGTATTTTTGTGTTAAAAAAAAAATTAAATGCGTTAATGTTATGCATGGATATGGAAAAAATATATTAAAAGAAAAAATTCCATTGTGGTTATCAAGACATCCGAATGTTATTGCTTTACATCAATCTCCAAAAATTTTTGGGAATGATGCAGCTGTTTTAGTGTTAATTGATTTTTCATAA